The genomic region GCCCCGCCCGCGGGCCGGGGCGCTTCCCGGCGTCGCCGTCGCCGACCTGACCGACGGGCTCGTCGACGCCCTGATCCGCCTGGTGCGTCTGCTGGAGCGGCCCCGGGACCGCACGGTCCTGGCGCCACTGGTGAAACGCGAGGTCCTGTGGCTGCTGATAACCGGCGACGCGGGCGGTGCCGTTCGCCAGCTCGGCCTCGCGGACAGCCACCTCAGCCACATCAGCCGGGCGGTCCGGTGGATCCGGGAGCACTACGCCGAGTCCTTCCGCGTCGAGGACCTGGCCCGGCGATCCGGCATGAGCGCGTCGGGGTTCTACCGCCAGTTCCAGACCGTCACCGCGCTGAGCCCCATCCAGTTCCAGAAGCAGGTCCGGCTGCAGGAAGCGCGGTTGCTGCTGGCCGCGCAGCCTCACGACATCACCGCCGTGGCGCACCGCGTCGGCTACGACAGCCCGTCCCAGTTCAGCCGCGAGTACCGCCGCCAGTACGGCGTACCGCCGAGCCGGGACGCCGTCTCGTCACGCTCCGTGTCTCGCTGATCGAGACTCCTGGTTCGACGGGTGGCGGCCGGTGTGCATAGACTCACCGTCATCATGCGGCACAGCCTTCTCCTCCTTCGCTGCCGCGGCGAGGCCTGACCAGGCCGGTTCCCTCGCCGCGGAGTTCTGTCGTACGCCGGTCGTCCCACGACCCCGTAGTGCAGCGATCCCGAGGAGAACCCCCGTGGCACCCAAGAACCAGCCCCAGCCCGTCCAGCAGCCGTCCGGTATGCCGGTGCAGCGCTACCGCGCGTTCCCGCCGATCGACCTGCCGGACCGGACCTGGCCGGCCAAGTCCGTCGACCGGACCCCGCGCTGGCTGTCCACCGACCTGCGCGACGGCAACCAGGCGCTGGTCGAACCGATGTCGCCGGCCCGCAAGCGACGGATGTTCGACCTGCTGGTGACGATGGGCTACAAGGAGATCGAGGTCGGTTTCCCCAGCGCCAGCCAGTACGACTTCGACTTCGTCCGCAGCCTGATCGAGGGCGACGCGATTCCCGAGGACGTCACCATCTCGGTGCTGACCCAGGCGCGCGAGGAGCTGATCGAGCGGACCGTGCAGTCGCTGCAGGGGTCGCCGAAGGCAACGATCCACCTCTACAACGCGACGGCGCCGCTGTTCCGCCGGGTCGTGTTCGCCGTCGACAAGGCCGAGTGCCGCGCGATCGCGGTCCGGGGCACCGAGACCGTGATGAAGTACGCCGACGAGATGCTGGCCGACTGCGAGTTCGGCTACCAGTACAGCCCGGAGATCTTCACCGGCACCGAGCTGGAGTTCGCGCTCGAGGTGTGCGAGGCGGTCAGCGACGTCTGGCAGCCCGCCGAGGGCCGCGAGATCATCCTGAACCTGCCGGCCACCGTCGAGATGTCCACGCCGAACGTGTACGCCGACCAGATCGAGTGGTTCGGCCGCAACCTGACCCGGCGTGAGCACAGCACGATCAGCCTGCACCCGCACAACGACCGCGGCACCGCCGTCGCCGCCACCGAGCTGGGCCTGATGGCCGGCGCCGACCGGGTCGAGGGCTGCCTGTTCGGCCACGGCGAGCGGACCGGCAACGTCGACCTGGTCACGCTGGGCATGAACCTGTTCAGCCAGGGCATCGACCCGCAGATCGACTTCTCCGACATCGACGAGATCCGCCGCACGGTCGAGTACTGCACCCAGATGCGGGTCCCGGAGCGCCAGCCGTACGCCGGCGACCTGGTCTACACCGCGTTCTCGGGCTCGCACCAGGACGCGATCAAGAAGGGCCTGGAGGCGCTGGACAAGCAGGCCGCGGCCGAGGGCAAGCCGGTGTCGGAGATCGCCTGGGAGGCCCCGTACCTGCCGATCGACCCCAAGGACGTCGGCCGGTCGTACGAAGCGGTGATCCGGGTCAACTCGCAGTCCGGCAAGGGCGGCGTCGCGTACATCATGAAGTCCGAGCACCGGCTCGACCTGCCGCGCCGGCTGCAGATCGAGTTCAGCCGGGTGATCCAGCAGCACACCGACGCCGAGGGCGGCGAGGTCGGCCCGGACCGCATGTGGGACATCTTCGCGGCCGAGTACCTGGCCCCGGGCAAGCTGTCGCTGCTGACCGTCACCTCGACGTCCGGGGGCGAGGGCAACGAGACGGTCGGCGTGCAGGTCTACTCCAACGGCGTGCCGCACGAGCTGACCGGCGAGGGCAACGGCCCGGTGTCGGCGTTCGTGGACGCGATCAAGCCGCTGAAGTACGACGTCCGGGTGCTGGACTACCACGAGCACGCGCTCTCGGCCGGCGGCGACGCCCTGGCCGCGGCGTACGTCGAGTGCGAGGTCGGCGACGAGGTGTACTGGGGCGTCGGCCGGGACGCCAACATCCTCACCGCGTCGCTGAAGGCGGTCGTCTCCGCGATCAACCGCGCCACCCGCTGAGCGAATCGCCACCACTCAGCAACCTCCGCCGTCCGCCGCGGACGGCGGAGGACTCCGCCTTCCGCGGCCCGGCTCGGGTCGCTTGCTGAGTGGTGCAGTTCCGCCCGTGCCCGAAATCGGCGTGCGAGCGCGCGCAAGAGCTGGTTGGCTCGGCGGATGATCACCGTGCGCGAGGTGGACCCGTTCGACCGGCCGACGTACGACCGGTGGGACGCTGCGTTCCGGGCGGGAGCCGCTGAGGGCCGCCCGGACGCACTGCTGGTCACCCAGGAGGCGCTGGCCTCGTCCCTGCGCAACCGCGGTCCCCGCAAGGTCCGGATCCCGGTCGCGGCGTTCGACGGTGACCGGATGGTCGGCGCGATGCTGTTCGAGTACTGGCTGCTGGACAACCCCGACACGGTCGCCGTCGAGATCAACGTGCCGCCGGCCGAACGCCGTCGCGGTGCCGGCACCGCGCTGTGGCGCTGGGCGTCGGCCCGCGCCGCCGAGCTGGGCCGGACGATCTTCCAGGCCGAGCTGGGCATTCCCGGTCAGCCGTGGCCGGGAAGCCTGTTCGCCGCCGGCCTCGGGTTCACCGTGGAGAACGTGGAGGACCATCTCGTCGTCCGGCTGCCGTACGACGAGGCGCGGCGGGAACGGCTCCGCGCCGAGGCGGGCGAGCTGACGGCGTACCGGCTGACGTCCTGGGTCGGCCTCTGCCCGCCCGAGCACCGGCAGGCGTACGCCGACCTGCACACGGCGATGGACCGGGACGTGCCGTCCGGCGGCATGATCCGGAACCCGGCGCCCTGGACCGCCGAGCGGATCGTCGAGAACGAGCAGCGCACCGCGCGCAACTACCTCGCCCTGGTCACGCTGGCGCACACGCTCGACGGCACCCCGGCGGGCTACACGCTGATGTACCTGCTGAACGGCGATCCCGAGCACGCGCTGCAGGACGACACCCTGGTCCTGCGCGAGCACCGCGGGCACAACCTCGGCACCCAGTTGAAGCTGGCGAACCTGGACCAGCTCGCCGAGCAGCGCACGACCCAACGCTTGCTGCACACCTGGACCGCGCAGTCGAACGGCGCGATGCAGAAGATCAACGCCCGCTTCGGGTTCGAGCCGGTCGAGGTGCTGCACGAGCTCCAGCGCGTCGCTCCGAAGCTGCGTCCGGCGGCGCGGGCGCTGGTGGTGGACCGCGACGACCGCATCCTGCTGCTGCGGTTCGAGTTCGCCGACGGCCATCGGGCCTGGGCCGCGCCGGGTGGCGGCGTCGAGCCGGGAGAGTCGTTGCGCGAAGCACTGACCCGGGAGCTGGCCGAGGAGATCGGCCTCGAGGCACCCGCCGACGCGCCGCTCGTCTGGCACCAGGAGGTGGTTGCCGACGGCCACGCGAAGGGCTACGACGGCGTCACCAACGACTACTTCCTGGTCAGGGTCGACAGCCACCACCCGGCCGGCAGCTTGAGCACCGCCGAGCTCGCCGCGGAGAACGTGCACGGCCACCGCTGGTGGACCCCGGCCGAGCTCCAGGCGTACGACGGTCCGGCGTACTTCTCGCCGCGGGCCCTTCCGGCGCTGCTCGCCGACCTGCTCACCAGCGGACCGCCCGCGAGCCCGCACCTGCTGGGCCTGTAAGGCGTGTTGATCAATTCCGTGCGTGCTGCGCGACTGCAAGGAATTGATCAACACGCCCCAGCCTCTACAGCCGGCGCTCCCAGCTGAGGTGGCCCTCGTCCATGGTCGCGTGGCCGTCGGCGCCGGCGGCGACGTTCGGGTCGTGGGTGGCGATGATCACCGCGGCGCCGCGGTCGGCCTCGGCCCGGAGCAGGTCGAGCACGCGCTCGCGGTTCGTGCTGTCCAGCTCGCTGGTCGACTCGTCGGCGAGGACCACCCGGCCCTGCTGGGCCAGCCCGCGGGCGACGGCGACGCGTTGCTGCTCACCGCCGGACAGCTCCTCGACCAGGTGGTCGCCGCTGTCGGCCAGGCCGACCGCGGTGAGCGCCTTCGCGATCACCCCCTCCACGTCGTCCTTGCCTTCGGCAATCAACGGCAGGGCCAGGTTCTCCCGGGCGGTGAGCACCCGGGCGAGCCCGTTGCCCTGCGGAATCAGGACGACGCCCTGGCCGGCCGCTCCGGGCCGGTCGGTGATCGGTACGCCGTCCAGCGCGACGGTGCCGGACTTCGGCGCGACCGCACCGGCGAGGGCCCACAGCAACGAGCTCTTGCCGGCGCCCGACGGGCCGCTGACCGCCAGCACGAACCCGGGCGGCACCCGGAACGACACGTCCGCGACGGCCACCAGTCCGTCG from Kribbella flavida DSM 17836 harbors:
- a CDS encoding AraC family transcriptional regulator, coding for MRLDELRALLSRHVRPDETTAIDGLHIARIDGAGSPELTMSGVVLAVLVQGAKRLAVGDRIYTYRPGSYLVTSVDVPVSGHFFEIGPDRPALGLALVLDPATIADLLVHAGPGDLPRPRAGALPGVAVADLTDGLVDALIRLVRLLERPRDRTVLAPLVKREVLWLLITGDAGGAVRQLGLADSHLSHISRAVRWIREHYAESFRVEDLARRSGMSASGFYRQFQTVTALSPIQFQKQVRLQEARLLLAAQPHDITAVAHRVGYDSPSQFSREYRRQYGVPPSRDAVSSRSVSR
- the leuA gene encoding 2-isopropylmalate synthase yields the protein MPVQRYRAFPPIDLPDRTWPAKSVDRTPRWLSTDLRDGNQALVEPMSPARKRRMFDLLVTMGYKEIEVGFPSASQYDFDFVRSLIEGDAIPEDVTISVLTQAREELIERTVQSLQGSPKATIHLYNATAPLFRRVVFAVDKAECRAIAVRGTETVMKYADEMLADCEFGYQYSPEIFTGTELEFALEVCEAVSDVWQPAEGREIILNLPATVEMSTPNVYADQIEWFGRNLTRREHSTISLHPHNDRGTAVAATELGLMAGADRVEGCLFGHGERTGNVDLVTLGMNLFSQGIDPQIDFSDIDEIRRTVEYCTQMRVPERQPYAGDLVYTAFSGSHQDAIKKGLEALDKQAAAEGKPVSEIAWEAPYLPIDPKDVGRSYEAVIRVNSQSGKGGVAYIMKSEHRLDLPRRLQIEFSRVIQQHTDAEGGEVGPDRMWDIFAAEYLAPGKLSLLTVTSTSGGEGNETVGVQVYSNGVPHELTGEGNGPVSAFVDAIKPLKYDVRVLDYHEHALSAGGDALAAAYVECEVGDEVYWGVGRDANILTASLKAVVSAINRATR
- a CDS encoding GNAT family N-acetyltransferase encodes the protein MITVREVDPFDRPTYDRWDAAFRAGAAEGRPDALLVTQEALASSLRNRGPRKVRIPVAAFDGDRMVGAMLFEYWLLDNPDTVAVEINVPPAERRRGAGTALWRWASARAAELGRTIFQAELGIPGQPWPGSLFAAGLGFTVENVEDHLVVRLPYDEARRERLRAEAGELTAYRLTSWVGLCPPEHRQAYADLHTAMDRDVPSGGMIRNPAPWTAERIVENEQRTARNYLALVTLAHTLDGTPAGYTLMYLLNGDPEHALQDDTLVLREHRGHNLGTQLKLANLDQLAEQRTTQRLLHTWTAQSNGAMQKINARFGFEPVEVLHELQRVAPKLRPAARALVVDRDDRILLLRFEFADGHRAWAAPGGGVEPGESLREALTRELAEEIGLEAPADAPLVWHQEVVADGHAKGYDGVTNDYFLVRVDSHHPAGSLSTAELAAENVHGHRWWTPAELQAYDGPAYFSPRALPALLADLLTSGPPASPHLLGL
- a CDS encoding ATP-binding cassette domain-containing protein, which codes for MSTELGITAAGLTVAYDGLVAVADVSFRVPPGFVLAVSGPSGAGKSSLLWALAGAVAPKSGTVALDGVPITDRPGAAGQGVVLIPQGNGLARVLTARENLALPLIAEGKDDVEGVIAKALTAVGLADSGDHLVEELSGGEQQRVAVARGLAQQGRVVLADESTSELDSTNRERVLDLLRAEADRGAAVIIATHDPNVAAGADGHATMDEGHLSWERRL